CAGCAACGTCAGCAACGAAAGGCACGCCGGCTGGATCGCGACGTTCGATTGCGGGTTGACCTACCGCCTCTCGCCCAACGTCCAGCTCGATACCGGCGTTAACGTTGGACTCACCGACGCTGCCGATGATCTGAACCCATTTGTCGGATTGAGCGTGCGCTATTAAAACAATGGGGTGAAGGCGCTTTTCCTCACCAACGAATACCCGCCGAATGTCTACGGCGGGGCCGGGGTGCACGTTGATTATCTTTCGCGTGAGCTCGCCAAACTAATGCCGATCGAAGTTCGCTGCTTCGGCGATCAGAAGTTCGAGAAGGGCAATCTTTCGGTGACCGGATTCGAGCTGGATACCGGAGCGTTCACCTGTCCGCCGCCGCTTCGATCCGTTTTTGGCGCGGTTCGCCGCTGCACCGATTTCAACACGACGAAAATCGAGGCCAACCTCGTGCATTGCCACACGTGGTACAGCCACTTTGGCGGGATCCTGGCGAAAATGAATTACGGCCTCCCGCTCGTGATCACGGTGCATTCCCTCGAACCTCTCCGGCCATGGAAACGCGAGCAGCTCGGCGGCGGTTACGATTTTTCGGTGTGGGTCGAAAAGACCGCGCTGGAAATGGCTGATGCGGTGATTGCCGTCTCAGCTCAGACGAAGGCCGACATCGAACGGCTGTTCAACGTCGAACCCAGCCGTTTGCACGTCATTCATAACGGGATCGATCTCGAGGAATACCGGAAGACCGATTCCACGGCGGCGCTGACAAAGTACGGAATCAAGAAGCCGTTCGTGCTTTTCGTCGGACGAATCACTCGCCAGAAAGGAATCATTCATCTCGTCCGCGCCGTTAAACACATGGACGAAGGATTTCAGGTCGTTCTTTGCGCCGGCGCTCCCGACACTCCGGAGATTGAGCAGGAAATGAAAGAAGTCGTCGCCCGGGTTCAGGCGGAACACGGCGGCGTGATTTGGATCAATGAGATGGTCGAGAAACCGATCGTCCGCGAGCTGTACT
The Chthoniobacterales bacterium DNA segment above includes these coding regions:
- the glgA gene encoding glycogen synthase: MKALFLTNEYPPNVYGGAGVHVDYLSRELAKLMPIEVRCFGDQKFEKGNLSVTGFELDTGAFTCPPPLRSVFGAVRRCTDFNTTKIEANLVHCHTWYSHFGGILAKMNYGLPLVITVHSLEPLRPWKREQLGGGYDFSVWVEKTALEMADAVIAVSAQTKADIERLFNVEPSRLHVIHNGIDLEEYRKTDSTAALTKYGIKKPFVLFVGRITRQKGIIHLVRAVKHMDEGFQVVLCAGAPDTPEIEQEMKEVVARVQAEHGGVIWINEMVEKPIVRELYSNAAVFCCPSIYEPFGIINLEAMACETAVVATAVGGIKEVVVDGETGFLVPIDQMEESPFEPRDPEKFARDLAARINQLMADSVLREEFGRAGRKRAEEKFGWPAIAEQTRALYERLLAR